A region of Anoplopoma fimbria isolate UVic2021 breed Golden Eagle Sablefish chromosome 24, Afim_UVic_2022, whole genome shotgun sequence DNA encodes the following proteins:
- the LOC129113567 gene encoding protocadherin alpha-C2-like: protein MALVVAPVRTHCTATVFTFIALWGCALSITRYSIPEEMEEGSFVANLATDLALDVRSLVQRSAKLDVIHSKNYLDINKETGELVIREKIDRESICMTKATSCFLKMDVILENPIRIFNLELEIMDINDNAPVFRRRTMHLDISEATPPGERFSLTNAVDADVGANSIKTYYLSESKYFNIDIQTGSDGSKYVDLVLNGQLDREEHTVHNLILTAVDGGVPPRSGTASIVINVLDINDNAPLFSQPVFAVNVSENAAAGTVVMTLNATDLDEGTNAQLVYSYTLYTSEKTQELFSLDPNTGEIKVKGVIDYEESQSFEMHIQAQDRGVNPKTGHCKVMVYVTDLNDNYPEVTIKSVKSSLTEDVSVGTLIAVVSVSDRDSGANGQVELKLNRQESLPFLLNRSSEGYFELLVSKPLDREIISKYDITLRVRDKGSPPLSENETITLEILDVNDNAPAFSQSFYTIHVVENNLPGALLTSLSAFDPDLNENQYLVYFIMEKEIVNTSMSMLFSINPENGDLYALKTFDYERERDFLFHIEARDSGVPPLSSNVTVHIIILDQNDNTPLIVSPWRAQGSVVEEVIPRSTDKGHLIAKVIAIDADSEQNARVTYQLLQVSDATLFSLDQYNGEIRTTRMFSYRDPRQQRLVIVAKDNGQPALSATVTIKISTVEHVMSFSETTELPLEYDVFTDLNLYLVIGLGAVSFLLLITILVIIVLKCQKPKPKAFKMPPANRNSVVSRNSVISQRSSTIADSTLISSDAYWYSLFLAETRKGKVVVRQPIIPKGAGYFVSSIPRSIGPSETTDSRASTLEQEPRRELP, encoded by the exons ATGGCGCTTGTCGTTGCACCAGTACGGACACATTGTACCGCGACGGTTTTTACATTCATTGCACTGTGGGGGTGCGCGCTCTCCATCACCCGGTACTCGATCccggaggagatggaggagggctCCTTTGTTGCCAACCTGGCCACAGATCTGGCTCTGGACGTTCGCAGTTTGGTGCAGCGCAGCGCGAAGCTCGATGTCATTCACAGCAAGAATTACCTTGACATCAACAAAGAAACCGGAGAGCTGGTGATCCGCGAGAAGATCGACCGGGAGAGCATTTGCATGACCAAAGCGACCTCGTGCTTTCTGAAAATGGATGTCATACTAGAGAACCCCATTCGCATCTTCAACCTCGAGTTAGAAATCATGGACATAAACGACAACGCGCCCGTGTTCCGCAGGAGGACAATGCACTTGGACATCTCGGAGGCAACCCCTCCCGGTGAGCGCTTTTCATTGACAAACGCCGTGGATGCGGATGTGGGGGCGAACTCCATCAAGACCTACTATCTCAGCGAAAGCAAGTACTTCAACATCGATATACAAACTGGCAGCGATGGCTCCAAATATGTCGATTTGGTGCTGAACGGTCAGTTGGACCGGGAGGAGCACACGGTTCATAATTTGATTTTAACGGCTGTGGATGGAGGGGTGCCTCCCCGCTCCGGCACAGCCAGCATCGTTATTAACGTGCTGGACATCAATGACAACGCCCCCCTCTTTAGTCAGCCGGTATTCGCAGTCAATGTCTCTGAGAACGCGGCTGCGGGCACGGTGGTCATGACCTTAAACGCAACAGACTTGGATGAAGGCACAAACGCTCAGCTAGTGTATTCTTATACACTGTACACCTCGGAGAAGACCCAAGAGCTCTTCTCGCTAGATCCGAACACAGGTGAGATCAAGGTGAAGGGGGTGATCGACTATGAGGAGAGCCAGAGCTTTGAGATGCACATACAGGCCCAGGACAGGGGGGTGAACCCCAAGACGGGACACTGTAAAGTCATGGTGTACGTCACAGATCTGAATGACAACTACCCCGAGGTGACCATAAAGTCTGTGAAAAGTTCACTGACTGAGGACGTCTCCGTGGGGACGCTGATAGCGGTGGTCAGCGTCAGCGACAGGGACTCTGGAGCCAACGGGCAAGTGGAGCTCAAGTTGAATCGGCAAGAATCTTTACCGTTCCTCCTGAACAGATCCTCAGAGGGTTACTTTGAGCTGCTGGTCTCAAAGCCACTGGACAGAGAGATCATAAGCAAATATGACATCACACTGAGGGTGAGGGACAAAGGTTCGCCACCCTTATCTGAAAACGAAACCATCACTTTGGAGATCCTGGACGTCAACGACAACGCGCCCGCCTTCTCCCAGTCCTTCTACACAATCCACGTCGTGGAGAACAATCTACCAGGGGCGTTATTGACATCTCTTAGTGCGTTTGACCCCGATCTCAACGAGAACCAGTACTTGGTCTATTTCATAATGGAGAAAGAGATTGTTAACACGTCAATGTCAATGCTGTTCTCCATCAACCCTGAGAATGGTGATCTTTATGCCCTGAAGACCTTTGACtatgagagggagagggattTCCTCTTCCACATCGAGGCTAGAGACTCTGGCGTGCCACCGCTGAGCAGTAATGTGACAGTTCACATCATCATCCTGGACCAGAACGACAACACCCCTCTCATAGTGTCACCTTGGCGGGCGCAGGGCTCCGTGGTAGAGGAGGTGATACCGAGGTCCACGGATAAGGGGCACTTGATCGCCAAAGTGATCGCCATCGACGCCGACTCCGAGCAGAACGCAAGGGTCACATATCAGCTCCTGCAGGTCAGCGACGCAACCCTGTTCAGCCTGGATCAGTACAACGGTGAGATCCGGACCACAAGGATGTTCAGTTACAGAGACCCGAGACAGCAGCGGCTGGTGATTGTCGCCAAAGACAACGGCCAGCCCGCCCTCTCCGCCACGGTCACCATCAAGATATCAACAGTGGAACACGTCATGTCCTTCTCAGAGACCACAGAGCTGCCGCTAGAGTATGACGTCTTCACAGACCTGAACCTGTACTTAGTAATCGGATTAGGGGCTGTGTCATTCCTGCTACTGATAACCATCCTGGTTATCATTGTGCTGAAGTGTCAAAAACCAAAGCCAAAGGCCTTCAAGATGCCCCCCGCCAACAGAAACAGCGTGGTCAGCAGGAACAGCGTGATCAGCCAGAGAAGCTCCACCATCGCAGATTCCACCCTGATCTCCAGCGATGCCTACTGGTACAGTTTGTTCCTCGCCGAGACCAGGAAAGGCAAAGTGGTGGTGAGACAACCCATAATTCCAAAAGGAGCTGGGTATTTTGTGTCCAGTATACCCAGGAGCATAGGGCCGAGTGAGACCACAGACTCCAGAGCATCCACACTGGAG caggagCCCAGAAGAGAACTGCCATGA